Proteins encoded together in one Coffea arabica cultivar ET-39 chromosome 2c, Coffea Arabica ET-39 HiFi, whole genome shotgun sequence window:
- the LOC113731204 gene encoding arginine decarboxylase — MPALACCVDATVAPPPGYVFARDSSLPAPAADSVFLPSSAAGVPSPTNASATADVCHWSPALSAALYKVDGWGAPYFTVNCSGNISIRPYGTDTLSHQEIDLLKVVKRASDPKSSGGLGLQLPLIVRFPDVLKNRLESLQSAFDYAVQSQGYEARYQGVYPVKCNQDRFVVEDIVKFGSPFRFGLEAGSKPELLLAMSCLCKGSPDALLVCNGFKDVEYISLALLARKLCLNTVIVLEQEEEVDLVIDISKKIGVRPVIGVRAKLRTKHSGHFGSTSGEKGKFGLTTTQILRVVKKLELSGFLDCLQLLHFHIGSQIPSTALLADGVGEAAQIYCELVRLGACMKVIDIGGGLGIDYDGSKSANSDISVAYTLQEYASAVVQAVRFVCDRNGVKHPVLCSESGRAIVSHHSILIFEAVSASSYETPQVSSVGQQYFVERLTEEGRADYRNLYSAAVRGEYDSCVLYADQLKQKCIEQFKEGSLGIEQLAAVDGLCEFVSKAVGASEPVRTYHVNLSIFTSIPDFWAIGQLFPIVPIHRLDDKPGMRGILSDLTCDSDGKIDKFIGGESSLPLHELEGIGGSGGGYFLGMFLGGAYEEALGGFHNLFGGPSVVRVSQSDGPHSFAVTCAVPGLSCGDVLRVMQHEPELMFETLKHRAEEFVHEEDGDGMAHVSLASGLARYFHNMPYLVAPSSCCLTANSGYYYCDDESFGAAIESAAGEDEQWTAYCVA, encoded by the coding sequence ATGCCGGCCCTTGCATGCTGCGTAGACGCCACTGTAGCTCCTCCTCCTGGGTACGTCTTCGCCAGGGACAGCTCTCTTCCCGCGCCGGCGGCTGATTCTGTATTTCTCCCCTCCTCTGCCGCCGGCGTACCTTCGCCGACAAACGCCTCCGCCACCGCTGATGTCTGTCATTGGTCGCCAGCTCTTTCTGCTGCACTTTACAAGGTTGATGGATGGGGCGCCCCTTACTTCACCGTCAACTGCTCCGGCAACATTTCCATCCGCCCTTACGGTACCGATACCCTTTCCCACCAGGAGATCGACCTCCTCAAGGTGGTGAAGAGAGCATCCGACCCGAAATCCTCTGGCGGTCTTGGATTGCAGCTCCCCCTCATTGTCCGCTTCCCAGACGTGCTCAAAAACCGCCTCGAGTCCCTCCAATCTGCTTTTGATTATGCTGTTCAATCCCAAGGCTACGAAGCTCGTTACCAAGGCGTTTATCCGGTGAAATGCAACCAGGACCGCTTTGTGGTTGAGGACATCGTCAAATTTGGGTCGCCTTTCCGGTTTGGATTGGAGGCCGGGTCCAAACCTGAACTTCTCCTTGCCATGAGCTGCCTTTGCAAGGGAAGCCCAGATGCTCTTTTGGTCTGCAACGGCTTTAAAGACGTCGAGTATATCTCTCTGGCCTTGCTTGCACGAAAGCTGTGCTTGAACACTGTGATTGTGCTTGAACAAGAGGAGGAAGTTGATTTGGTGATTGACATAAGCAAGAAAATTGGTGTCCGGCCCGTCATTGGAGTTCGGGCCAAGTTAAGGACCAAGCATTCTGGGCATTTCGGGTCAACTTCGGGTGAGAAAGGTAAGTTTGGATTAACGACCACTCAAATTCTCCGTGTTGTGAAGAAGCTTGAACTCTCTGGATTTTTAGATTGTCTTCAGTTGCTGCATTTCCATATTGGATCTCAGATCCCTTCGACGGCGCTACTCGCTGACGGTGTTGGCGAGGCCGCGCAGATATATTGTGAATTAGTACGCCTAGGTGCTTGCATGAAGGTTATTGATATTGGAGGTGGGCTTGGGATTGATTACGATGGCTCAAAGTCAGCTAATTCTGATATCTCTGTGGCCTATACTCTCCAAGAATATGCCTCCGCTGTGGTGCAGGCAGTCCGCTTCGTGTGTGACCGCAATGGCGTTAAGCACCCGGTGTTATGCAGTGAGAGTGGTCGGGCAATTGTGTCCCATcactcaattttgatatttgaagCTGTCTCTGCCAGCTCCTATGAGACTCCGCAGGTATCATCTGTTGGCCAGCAGTACTTTGTTGAGCGTCTCACTGAGGAAGGCAGAGCTGATTATAGAAATTTATATTCTGCGGCCGTCCGCGGGGAGTATGATTCTTGTGTGCTTTATGCTGATCAGCTCAAGCAGAAATGTATCGAGCAGTTTAAGGAAGGGTCTTTGGGTATTGAACAATTGGCTGCAGTGGATGGCCTGTGTGAGTTTGTTTCCAAGGCTGTTGGGGCATCTGAGCCTGTCCGTACTTACCATGTCAATCTATCCATTTTCACTTCAATTCCTGATTTTTGGGCCATCGGTCAGCTTTTCCCGATTGTCCCAATTCACCGGCTTGATGACAAGCCTGGAATGAGGGGAATATTGTCGGACCTGACGTGTGACAGTGATGGGAAGATCGACAAGTTTATTGGAGGTGAGTCAAGCTTGCCCCTCCATGAATTGGAAGGCATTGGTGGTAGTGGTGGGGGATACTTTTTGGGGATGTTCTTGGGTGGGGCTTATGAGGAGGCGCTCGGAGGATTCCATAACCTGTTCGGCGGCCCTAGCGTCGTACGCGTGTCCCAGAGTGATGGCCCTCACAGCTTTGCTGTGACGTGTGCCGTCCCTGGATTGTCCTGCGGGGATGTCCTCCGGGTGATGCAGCATGAGCCTGAGCTTATGTTTGAGACTCTCAAGCACCGCGCTGAGGAATTTGTGCATGAAGAAGATGGTGATGGCATGGCCCATGTTTCCTTGGCCAGTGGCCTAGCCCGTTACTTCCACAACATGCCTTATCTTGTGGCACCTTCCTCTTGCTGCTTGACTGCTAATAGTGGTTACTATTATTGCGATGATGAATCTTTTGGTGCTGCTATTGAGTCTGCCGCTGGTGAGGATGAGCAGTGGACTGCCTACTGTGTTGCTTGA